Proteins encoded together in one Phycisphaerae bacterium window:
- a CDS encoding cytochrome c oxidase subunit 3: MQTSSDYASPHGSPQTVPKRAGMIGMVIFLAALTMLFLAALLGFVIIRISQQDRVPHGALSMPMGLWFSSFAIIAASITVEMACGYIRRERQRGFRVAMVVSLLLTLVFIAIQAPSLWILLERHWARRSAESFTLYGLVFVVILLHAAHVLGGVFPLTVTTVKAFRHDYDHEHWQPVRYAAMYWHFLAVVWIVTFATFLILQ; the protein is encoded by the coding sequence GTGCAGACATCTTCCGATTACGCCTCTCCGCATGGATCGCCGCAGACCGTTCCTAAACGGGCTGGGATGATCGGCATGGTTATCTTCCTGGCCGCCCTGACCATGCTGTTCCTGGCGGCGCTGCTCGGATTCGTCATCATTCGCATCAGCCAGCAGGACCGTGTGCCCCACGGTGCCCTGAGCATGCCCATGGGGCTTTGGTTCAGCTCGTTTGCGATCATCGCCGCGAGCATCACCGTGGAGATGGCTTGTGGCTATATCCGCCGCGAACGTCAGCGTGGATTTCGCGTGGCGATGGTGGTTTCACTGCTCCTTACGCTCGTCTTCATCGCCATCCAGGCACCGAGTCTCTGGATTCTGCTGGAGCGTCACTGGGCGCGGAGGTCAGCCGAGAGCTTCACGCTCTACGGTCTGGTGTTCGTGGTGATCCTGCTCCACGCTGCGCACGTTCTCGGCGGCGTCTTCCCCTTGACCGTCACCACGGTCAAGGCGTTCCGGCACGACTACGATCACGAGCACTGGCAGCCGGTCCGCTATGCCGCGATGTACTGGCACTTCCTGGCCGTCGTCTGGATCGTGACATTCGCGACCTTTCTGATTCTTCAATAG
- a CDS encoding HAMP domain-containing histidine kinase, which produces MNRPAEPRSGSSLTTPSAPGPALPHRVLAECASEGDPLRIVSLEDRPDAVIILTWLTRLRWFALAGQSSALIIAEAWLGLDLPLCWLLAVMGVTAITNILLLVLLHRRWDLPEFLVPAVLILDVVLLTAMLSGAGGPRNPFCELYLIHVAMAVVVLPPRWTWAIVAVAVIGFATLFVFHRPFQGGVPLRDETLRVGSWVALTTTAGLIAYFIGRLRANLRARENELGQMREKLEQGERVASLATLAAGAAHELGSPLGTIAVVARELERWAEQGELEERTIADVRLIRSEVDRCRRILDRMNVDNLRRGADAPGVLTVASLLGQLRDELPERLFEMLKVDCDKRIDQFEVSPNALVQILAILVQNAFDACEPQTPDVTLRIAPLPGGFRFEVSDRGTGMAPEQLERLGDPFATTKAPQRGMGLGLFLARSLTEHLRGRLEIFSAPGQGTTAVLEFPK; this is translated from the coding sequence ATGAACCGACCTGCTGAACCCCGCTCGGGATCTTCGTTGACGACGCCGTCGGCGCCGGGCCCGGCGCTGCCGCACCGGGTTCTGGCCGAATGCGCTTCGGAAGGCGATCCGTTGCGCATTGTCAGTCTGGAGGATCGCCCCGATGCGGTGATCATTCTCACGTGGCTGACGCGGCTACGCTGGTTTGCGCTGGCGGGACAGTCTTCCGCGTTGATCATTGCGGAGGCCTGGCTGGGGCTTGATCTTCCCCTGTGTTGGTTGCTCGCGGTGATGGGCGTGACGGCGATCACGAATATTCTGCTGCTTGTGCTGCTGCACCGTCGTTGGGATCTGCCGGAATTCCTGGTGCCGGCGGTTCTCATTCTGGATGTTGTCCTGCTGACGGCCATGCTCTCCGGGGCGGGCGGGCCGCGAAATCCCTTCTGCGAGCTTTACCTGATCCATGTGGCCATGGCGGTTGTGGTGCTTCCCCCACGATGGACGTGGGCGATCGTCGCCGTCGCGGTTATCGGTTTTGCCACGCTGTTTGTTTTTCATCGACCGTTCCAAGGCGGCGTGCCACTACGCGATGAAACACTGAGGGTCGGATCATGGGTGGCGCTGACCACGACGGCCGGCCTGATCGCGTATTTCATCGGGCGCCTTCGCGCCAATCTGCGAGCGCGCGAGAATGAGCTAGGGCAGATGCGGGAAAAGCTGGAGCAGGGAGAGCGCGTGGCGTCACTTGCGACGCTGGCGGCGGGGGCCGCGCATGAGCTTGGATCGCCCCTGGGGACGATTGCCGTCGTGGCGAGGGAGCTGGAACGCTGGGCGGAGCAAGGGGAGTTGGAGGAGAGGACCATTGCGGACGTACGGCTGATTCGCTCGGAAGTTGATCGGTGTCGGCGCATTTTGGACCGCATGAATGTGGACAATCTGCGTCGCGGTGCGGACGCCCCCGGTGTTCTGACGGTGGCATCGCTGCTGGGCCAGCTTCGCGACGAGCTGCCCGAGCGTTTGTTTGAGATGCTGAAAGTGGATTGTGATAAGCGGATTGACCAGTTTGAAGTATCTCCCAATGCGCTGGTCCAGATTCTGGCGATTCTCGTGCAGAACGCCTTCGATGCATGCGAGCCGCAGACGCCGGACGTGACCCTTCGGATCGCCCCGTTGCCGGGAGGATTTCGATTTGAAGTCTCGGATCGTGGTACGGGCATGGCGCCGGAACAACTGGAGCGGCTTGGAGATCCGTTCGCAACGACCAAGGCTCCTCAGCGGGGCATGGGATTGGGGCTTTTTCTGGCACGGTCACTTACCGAACACCTTCGCGGCAGGCTGGAAATCTTCTCCGCGCCTGGACAAGGAACCACGGCTGTTCTAGAGTTTCCGAAGTGA
- a CDS encoding response regulator, giving the protein METRNLLLIDDDRVFRERMALALRDRGLEVREASDGSSGLGIAQSWRPARVVVDLRMPGDSGLEVVRQLRAFGPDMVVVVLTGYGSIATAKEALRLGAHDYLTKPVDADQLLAALNSVDGEEAEAPLEPGQVPSLARMEWEHIHRVLSDCGGNVSQAARVLGIHRRSLQRKLAKFPPPEAVS; this is encoded by the coding sequence ATGGAGACGCGAAACCTTCTGCTGATCGACGATGATCGGGTATTCCGGGAGCGGATGGCTCTGGCACTTCGAGATCGTGGACTTGAGGTTCGCGAGGCCTCCGACGGCTCTTCCGGGTTGGGCATTGCTCAATCCTGGCGTCCCGCCCGCGTGGTGGTGGATTTGCGGATGCCGGGTGACTCCGGGCTGGAAGTCGTTCGGCAACTGCGTGCGTTCGGACCTGACATGGTGGTCGTCGTGCTTACCGGATACGGGAGCATCGCGACGGCCAAGGAGGCGCTCCGCCTCGGTGCTCACGATTACCTGACCAAACCCGTAGACGCCGACCAGCTCCTGGCGGCGCTGAATTCGGTCGACGGTGAGGAAGCAGAGGCACCACTTGAGCCGGGTCAGGTTCCCTCGCTGGCTCGGATGGAGTGGGAACACATTCATCGCGTGCTGAGCGACTGCGGGGGAAATGTCTCCCAGGCGGCCCGTGTGCTCGGCATTCACCGGCGCTCCCTTCAGCGAAAACTCGCCAAGTTCCCGCCACCAGAGGCCGTATCCTGA
- a CDS encoding cytochrome C oxidase subunit IV family protein, which translates to MVSDSDHVAVVHTDEMHIHVVPLRVLVAVFALLLVLTVLTVGATWVDLGVLNIWIALLIAAVKAGAVGLYFMHLRYDRPFHGVVLAASFLFVAVFIGASLMDTKEYQVNMEPPSTLSTTSL; encoded by the coding sequence GTGGTTTCAGACAGCGATCATGTTGCGGTGGTCCACACGGATGAAATGCACATTCACGTCGTCCCGCTGCGGGTTCTGGTGGCGGTATTCGCCCTGCTTCTGGTGCTGACCGTGCTGACGGTCGGAGCCACGTGGGTGGACCTCGGCGTTCTGAACATCTGGATTGCTCTGCTCATCGCGGCCGTCAAAGCCGGAGCGGTGGGGCTTTATTTCATGCATCTGCGGTATGACCGGCCTTTCCATGGCGTGGTCCTGGCGGCGTCGTTTCTCTTCGTGGCGGTTTTCATCGGCGCTTCCCTCATGGATACGAAGGAATACCAGGTCAACATGGAGCCGCCGAGCACACTCAGCACGACAAGCCTCTAG
- a CDS encoding cytochrome c oxidase subunit 3 — MTGLHGIHVLVGMGIITWLLFKSARGAFGPAYFTPVDIGGLYWHLVDLIWIFLFPLLYLIH, encoded by the coding sequence ATGACCGGGCTCCATGGTATCCACGTGCTGGTGGGGATGGGGATTATTACATGGCTCCTGTTCAAGTCGGCCCGCGGGGCATTCGGTCCGGCCTATTTCACCCCGGTCGACATCGGCGGGTTGTATTGGCACCTTGTGGACCTGATCTGGATTTTTCTGTTTCCGCTCCTGTACTTGATTCATTGA